The DNA sequence ACTCGTACGCAGGACGTTCGTTCTTCGGGAGCCTGGTGCTTTGCGTACCTTCGCTCAACTTCTGGCGTCGCGCCCAGGCCCTGATTCTGCTTTTCCACTTCATCTCTCACTTTTTCCATTCGACTATCGTGGCACTCTTTACTCCTTCTATTGCCCGCCTGCGCAGCCTGCCAGTGGCCGCGCTGCTGCTGGGTTTCTCCTTCGCGGCCCAGGCCCAGACGCCGGTCGGCATTGCGGGCGGCAACGCCATTTACCGCCAAAACTTTGATGGCATGACCGCCACAGGAACTGCTTATCCTGATGGCTGGAACGGTGTTCGTTTCTCAGGGACCGGCACTGCCCCCGTTGCCCTGCTGGTTTCGGATGGCAGCGGCACTGGCTTGTCTGGAGCGCCTTATAATGTAGGCACGACCGGTGCCGCTGACCGTGCGCTGGGCAGCGTCGCCTCTGGGGGCACGGTACCCGCTATTGGTGCTGCTTTTATTAATGCCACCGGCGCTACGGTTACCCGCGTTAATATGGCCTTTTATGGGGAGCAGTGGCGCTCAGGTTCAGCCCTGGACCAGAACGAAGTGCTGGCTTTCGAATATAGCTTTGATGCTACTAGCCTCACCACGGGTACTTGGACTGCTGTTCCCGCGCTCAATGTGACCGAGGTTGCTAATGCCAACGTTACGAACGGCGCTCTGAACGGCAACGACACGGCCAATCGGGTGGCTGTTTCCGGCTCGATAAACTCCCTGAACTGGCCATTTGGCGCTACGATGTGGATTCGTTGGAAAGACAACAACGATACTGGTAACGATGCAATGCTGGCCGTGGATGACTTTGCCCTCTCGACCGGTACCACCACGCTGGCTACCCAGAACAAGGCCCTGCAAGGTTCGCTGAGCGTGTTTCCGAACCCGGCCACCAACCGCCTGACCCTGCGTACGGGCAAGGAAGGCGTAGGCGCGGCCGTGGCCATCTACAACGCCCTGGGTCAGCGCGTGCAGCAGACCGTCGCCAGCCAGGAAGAAGTTACCCTCGACGTATCGGCGCTGCGCGCCGGCGTCTACACGGTGCGCTTCACCACGGCCGAAGGCATTGCCACCCGCTCTTTCGTGAAGCAGTAGTCTTTTCTACCTATCTAAAAAAAAGCTCCGGCCGCTCTGGCCGGGGCTTTTTTTATGCGGCTAGGGGCCGGGAATGGTAACCCTACAGACAAAATGTGCGAATGTGTGGTAGTTGTGTACCGCAGCTACTACCTTGTCGGTGCCCGCCGCTCGTGGGCGCTGTGCCTTTGTTTCACTCCTCATTCCCTCCCTATGCCCGCTACGCTGCTTCGTATTCACCCCGATAATCCTCCCCAGAACCGTATTCAGCAAGTGGTGGACGTGCTCCGCAAAGGTGGCCTTATCATTTACCCCACCGATACCGTCTACGGCATTGGCTGCGACATTCACAATGCCAAGGCGGTTGACAAGCTCTGCCGCATCAAGGGCCTGAACCCGGATAAGGCCAACCTCAGCTTTATCTGCTCCGACCTCTCCCACATTGCCGACTACGCTCACGGCATCACGACGCCCACGTACAAGGTCATCAAAAAAGCCTTGCCCGGCCCGTTCACGTTTATTTTCGAAGCCAGTGCCAAAGCCCCGCGCCAGGGCGGCAACAAGCGCAAAACCGTCGGCATCCGGGTCCCCGACAGCACCATCATCATTCAGCTGGTGAAAGAACTGGGCAACCCTATCTTCAGCACCTCCGTGCGTGAAGACGAAAATACGCTCGACGAATACGTCACCGACCCCGACCTGATTTTCGAAAAGTACCGCCTGCTGGTCGATCTGGTCATTGATGGCGGCTTCGGCGGCAACGTCCCCAGCACCATCGTCGACTGCACCAACGACGACTTCGAGCTAGTGCGCCAGGGCGCCGGCGACATTGAGCAGTATCTTTGATAATGTGCTAATGATTAATGTGCTCAGGTGCTAATGTGAAAGACGTGTCTCTGCGAGGACGCCGAACCTTCCGCGCCTTAAACAGCGCCAATCCGGCCGCTGAAATGCGCTGAGCCTTCTAAAGTAAAAAGCCCTTTCCCGTGTACAACGAGAAAGGGCTTTCTGCTAAAAGGACGGTCGTCACGAGCAGAGGATGGGTTGACGCCACTTGAGGCGCGGAATGGCTTACTCCTCGCCATCATTTCCCACATTAAGAATCAGCACATTCAGCCACATTAGCACCTGAGCACATTAACTCCGCTTGTGCTTCCAGCGGCGGTGCGTCCAGAGGTAGCTGGCCGGGGCTGCCTGAATGTCACGCTCCAGGTGGCGGGCAAAGGCTTCTGTGACTACGTAGGCGTCTTTGTCCAGCGGCGTGCTGCCGTCGTGCAGGGGCCGGATAGTCAGGTCGTAATAGCCCCGCGCGCGGCGGGTGATGTTCACGTACACCACCGGGCAGTTGAACTGGGACGCCAGCCGGTCGGCGCTGCTGTAGAAGCTGGTGTCCTGGTGAAGGAACTGGGTCCAGTAGGGCCGGTCTTCGGGGCCGGCGGCCTGGTCGGTGAGCATGCTCAGCACCCGGCCTTCCTTGCGCCGCTTCACCAGGTCGCGCAGCGTATCGCGCATCGGAATCAGCTGGGCGCCGGTGCGGGTGCGCAGCCGGAGCAGAAAATCTTCGAAAAACGGGTTGCTCAGCGGCTTGTACACCCCGTACGTGCGGCCCGGAAACTCCAGGGCCCCGGTCGGCAGAATCCACTCCCAGTTGCCGGCGTGGGAACCCAGCGCCAGCACCGTCCGGCCTTCGGCAAACGCCCCGCTGATGAGTTCGGGGTTATGAATCCGGACGCGCCGCCGCAGCTCGGCGGCGGGCAAGGCGGCCAGCTTCAGCATCTCCACCATTACCTGGGCAAAATGCCAGTAGAAATCCTTGCTGATCTGCCGAATCTGCGGCTCCGACTTCTCCGGGAACGAGTTACGCAGGTTTTCCAGCACCACCCGCTGCCGGTAGCGCAGCACGTAGGCCATTAGGCCGTACAGGCCGTATGCCAAGCCGTAGAGAACGGGAAACGGCAGGTGAGCAATGCCCAGCAGCAGCCACTCGAGCGGCCGATAAAACCAGGGATATTTGCGGGTAGGTGGTTGCGTCATTAGTGGGCTACTACGCCGGCCGGGGCATATTCCGTCACGTTGCGGATCAGTCGGGCGTTTTGAGAGGAAAGAACTTTGTTTTTGGCGTCGCGCACTTCCACAATCAGCTTATAGGTGCCGGCGGGCAGCTTGCTCAGGTCCAGCATCCCGGTAACGGGGGTGCTTTGCCCGGCCAGTCCCTGCACGCTGGCCGTGCTGGTCAGGGCATCTTTGGTGGCCGCATCCTGCCGCAGCCGGTACCGCAGCTGCACGGTTTGCTCGGGTTTCAGATTGTAAAGCTCGGTGTAGAAAAACGCCCGGTCAGCCCCGCGGCCGTACAGTCCGCCCGGCGCCCGGCTCAGGCTAAAGCCGCCGCGGGCAAAGTTACTTTGCTCCGGCGATTTTGACGCCGCCCGCGCCAGCAGCACTACGTCACTCATACTAAGCACTTTCGCCGCCGACTCAATAACTAGCGGCTGCTCGACCACGTTGTTCTGGCCGGCCCGGTACTGGTCGCGCACCTGCCCGCGCAGGGTATACTTGCCATCGGGCAGCAGAATCCGCTTCTGGAAGCTCACCGGATTTTTCAAGCTCACCGACGTGTCGCTGAGCACCGGCGGCTTCAGCGTAATGGTTTCCTGGTAGGCCGCCGTGCCATCTTCCCGAATGATTTCCAGCGTCACGCTGGCCGCCGCCTGAAATACTTTCGGGGCCCGCCGCTTGTAGGTCAGCGACTGGCCGGGCACGGTGGCGTACAGCTCCACCACGGCACCCTTCACGGCAAGGTCTTCGTTGCGGAAGCGGCTGACGTCGAGCAGCAGTTGGGGCGGCGTGGCAGCGTGCGCGGCGAAAGAAACCAGGAAGGCGAGCAGCAGAAAGTAACGGCGCATAGTGTCAGTTTGACGGGTATTTATAGAAAAAGGGTAGCAACTATGCCCGCAAAGCAGTTTTGGGACGGTATTGGTTCAGCTTCCAGGGCCCAAAAAGCGCTTTTGAAAAAGGATTTACATCTAGTATAAGGCAAATACTATTCTGCTCCCCTTTCTTTAGCCATCTTGCCACCACCTCCTTTCCCCGTTCCGGTGCCCATTCTTTTCGAATCGCAGTATAATCCGCCCGCGCAGTTCTTCGCCGAACTGGCCGGCACCGATGCGCTCTGGCTGGAGTGCCACGATAATTACCGCAAGCAAACCTACCGCAACCGCTGCCTGATTCTAACCAACCAGGGCGTGAAACCCCTCACGGTGCCCGTAATCGATGGGAACCGCAGCGAAAAGGTCAAAACCTCGGCCATTGAAATCGACTACCGCCAGAACTGGGTGCACCAGCACTGGCGCAGCCTGCAAACCGCGTACGGCGGCACTCCGTACTTTGAGTACTACGCCGATTACCTCCACGACATTTACTTGCAGAAGCCAGCCCGGCTTTTCGAACTCAACCTGGCCTTTCTGCGGTTTTACCTGCGCTGCCTGCGGTTGTCGACTCCCGTGGAGTTTACCACCGACTATCACCCCCAGTACGCCTCCCCGCTCGTGCTCGACCGGCGCGATTGTCTGACACCAAAAGCCGCCGCGGCCCCCGAACCTGACAGGAAGTCGGTTCGGCCCTATCCGCAGACCTTTGGTAAAGATTTTGTACCGGGACTCAGCATCTTAGACCTGCTTTTTATGCAGGGCCCGGCCGCCGGCAGTTTTCTTGCGTAGTGCAAGTGTCGCCTCCGAACCTTCGCCCGTCTCTACCTGTTTTCAGGTTACTTCGGCCCAACCCGCTCAGAGTTCAGTCCGCTGGCTTGCGGGGCACCGTTTTTCTTCATTACTTATCTGCATGGAAGCTAAATTCTCAAATCGAGTCAAGGAGGTCATCTCCCTGAGCCGGGAAGAGGCCATCCGGCTCGGTCACGACTATATCGGTACCGAACACCTATTACTGGGCATGATTCGCGAAGGGGAAGGCACTGCTATTGGCTTGCTCAAGAAATTGGGCGTGTCGGTAGAAGAGCTGAAATACGCCCTCGAGCAAGCCACTCGTAATACGGCCACTCAGGGAACGAGCATTACCGGCTCGATTCCGCTGACCAAACAGACCGAGAAAGTTCTCAAGATTACTTATCTAGAGGCCAAAATCTTCAAGAGTGAAATCATCGGCACGGAACACCTGCTGCTGTCGATTTTGCGCGACGAAGACAATATTTCTTCTCAGATTCTCAGCAAATTCAACGTGAACTACGAAGCCGTTCGCGACTCGCTGGACTATCACGGCAACACTGCCCCCACCGACCGCGCCCCCGACACTGACGACGACGACAACGACAAACTCTTTGGAGGCAGCGCCGGCCGCGGCGCCGCCGGCAGCAGTGCCACCCCGAAGAGAGCCGGTGAAAAGTCGCGCACTCCCGTCCTCGACAACTTTGGTCGCGACCTGACCAAACTGGCCGAAGAAGACAAGCTCGACCCCATCGTGGGCCGGGAAAAGGAAATTGAGCGCGTCGCTCAAATCCTGTCGCGTCGCAAGAAGAACAACCCAATTCTGATCGGTGAGCCCGGCGTAGGTAAGACGGCCATTGCCGAAGGCCTCGCCCTGCGCATCATCCAGAAAAAGGTGTCGCGCGTGCTGTTTGGCAAGCGCGTCGTAACCCTCGACCTCGCTTCGCTGGTCGCTGGCACCAAGTATCGTGGTCAGTTCGAAGAGCGCATGAAGGCCGTGATGAACGAGTTGGAGAAGTCGCCCGACGTTATCCTGTTCATCGACGAGCTGCACACCATCGTGGGCGCCGGCGGTGCTTCCGGTTCGCTGGACGCCTCCAACATGTTCAAGCCAGCCCTGGCCCGCGGCGAGATTCAATGCATCGGTGCCACCACGCTGGACGAGTACCGGCAGTATATCGAGAAGGACGGTGCCCTGGCCCGTCGTTTCCAGATGGTTATGGTGGACCCCACCACGCCCGAGGAGACGATTGAAATCCTGCACAACATCAAGGACAAGTATCAGGACCACCACCACGTCGTGTACACCGACAAGGCTATTGAGGCTTGTGTGAAGCTGTCGGACCGCTACATGAGTGACCGGTTCCTGCCCGACAAAGCCATCGACATTCTCGATGAGGCCGGTGCGCGCGTGCACATCAACAACATCGTGGTTCCCGAGGATATCTTGAAGCTCGAAGAGAGCATTGAGAACATCAAGACGGAGAAAAACCGCGTGGTGAAGTCGCAGAAGTACGAAGAAGCCGCCCAGTTGCGCGACAAGGAAAAGAAACTTCTGGAGCAGCTCGACCAGGCCAAAAAGAACTGGGAGGACGAAACCAAGAAGAAGCGTTACACGGTGAAGGAGGAAAACGTGGCAGAAGTTATTGCCATGATGACCGGTATTCCCGTGAGCCGCGTGGCTCAGAACGAAAGCCAGAAGCTGCTCAACATGGGCGAAGAGCTGCAAGGCAAGGTTATCGGCCAGGACAAAGCCATTAAGCAGCTGGTGAAAGCCATTCAGCGCACCCGTGTAGGTCT is a window from the Hymenobacter aquaticus genome containing:
- a CDS encoding T9SS type A sorting domain-containing protein encodes the protein MALFTPSIARLRSLPVAALLLGFSFAAQAQTPVGIAGGNAIYRQNFDGMTATGTAYPDGWNGVRFSGTGTAPVALLVSDGSGTGLSGAPYNVGTTGAADRALGSVASGGTVPAIGAAFINATGATVTRVNMAFYGEQWRSGSALDQNEVLAFEYSFDATSLTTGTWTAVPALNVTEVANANVTNGALNGNDTANRVAVSGSINSLNWPFGATMWIRWKDNNDTGNDAMLAVDDFALSTGTTTLATQNKALQGSLSVFPNPATNRLTLRTGKEGVGAAVAIYNALGQRVQQTVASQEEVTLDVSALRAGVYTVRFTTAEGIATRSFVKQ
- a CDS encoding WbqC family protein, whose protein sequence is MPILFESQYNPPAQFFAELAGTDALWLECHDNYRKQTYRNRCLILTNQGVKPLTVPVIDGNRSEKVKTSAIEIDYRQNWVHQHWRSLQTAYGGTPYFEYYADYLHDIYLQKPARLFELNLAFLRFYLRCLRLSTPVEFTTDYHPQYASPLVLDRRDCLTPKAAAAPEPDRKSVRPYPQTFGKDFVPGLSILDLLFMQGPAAGSFLA
- a CDS encoding L-threonylcarbamoyladenylate synthase → MPATLLRIHPDNPPQNRIQQVVDVLRKGGLIIYPTDTVYGIGCDIHNAKAVDKLCRIKGLNPDKANLSFICSDLSHIADYAHGITTPTYKVIKKALPGPFTFIFEASAKAPRQGGNKRKTVGIRVPDSTIIIQLVKELGNPIFSTSVREDENTLDEYVTDPDLIFEKYRLLVDLVIDGGFGGNVPSTIVDCTNDDFELVRQGAGDIEQYL
- a CDS encoding ATP-dependent Clp protease ATP-binding subunit, producing the protein MEAKFSNRVKEVISLSREEAIRLGHDYIGTEHLLLGMIREGEGTAIGLLKKLGVSVEELKYALEQATRNTATQGTSITGSIPLTKQTEKVLKITYLEAKIFKSEIIGTEHLLLSILRDEDNISSQILSKFNVNYEAVRDSLDYHGNTAPTDRAPDTDDDDNDKLFGGSAGRGAAGSSATPKRAGEKSRTPVLDNFGRDLTKLAEEDKLDPIVGREKEIERVAQILSRRKKNNPILIGEPGVGKTAIAEGLALRIIQKKVSRVLFGKRVVTLDLASLVAGTKYRGQFEERMKAVMNELEKSPDVILFIDELHTIVGAGGASGSLDASNMFKPALARGEIQCIGATTLDEYRQYIEKDGALARRFQMVMVDPTTPEETIEILHNIKDKYQDHHHVVYTDKAIEACVKLSDRYMSDRFLPDKAIDILDEAGARVHINNIVVPEDILKLEESIENIKTEKNRVVKSQKYEEAAQLRDKEKKLLEQLDQAKKNWEDETKKKRYTVKEENVAEVIAMMTGIPVSRVAQNESQKLLNMGEELQGKVIGQDKAIKQLVKAIQRTRVGLKDPKKPIGSFVFLGPTGVGKTELAKVLATYLFDKEDALVRVDMSEYMEKFSVSRLVGAPPGYVGYEEGGQLTEKIRRKPYSVILLDEIEKAHPDVYNLLLQVLDDGILTDGLGRKVDFRNTIIIMTSNIGARDLADFGAGIGFGTKARTENLDEITKGTITNALRKTFSPEFLNRLDDVIVFNSLEKKDIHKIIDISLSKLLSRIQTLGYKVELTEAAKDFVADKGYDPKYGARPLNRAIQKYIEDPIAEEILKAEIAQGDVITADFKEGAEELTFAVSKSGEQTNLASDERPEEAPESPDTEKGK
- a CDS encoding lysophospholipid acyltransferase family protein, which codes for MTQPPTRKYPWFYRPLEWLLLGIAHLPFPVLYGLAYGLYGLMAYVLRYRQRVVLENLRNSFPEKSEPQIRQISKDFYWHFAQVMVEMLKLAALPAAELRRRVRIHNPELISGAFAEGRTVLALGSHAGNWEWILPTGALEFPGRTYGVYKPLSNPFFEDFLLRLRTRTGAQLIPMRDTLRDLVKRRKEGRVLSMLTDQAAGPEDRPYWTQFLHQDTSFYSSADRLASQFNCPVVYVNITRRARGYYDLTIRPLHDGSTPLDKDAYVVTEAFARHLERDIQAAPASYLWTHRRWKHKRS